The genomic window ATTCATTGATTAACCCTTTAAGGCCTAAACCACTATGTAATTGACAATTCAAATCATTTGAAACCGGAGCTTTTATTGGTCTTTCTGAACAttttatataaattttttttaaatccatccatttattttggccaaaacagatagacactTGGGTCAGTTTAGTATTGCTAATCAGCCTATCTCCAGatgtgtgtctttggaggtgggaggaagtcggagtacccaaagagaacccacgcagtcacggggaggacatgcaaactccacacagaaagactctGAGCCCGGAAAtctaacccaggaccttcttgctGTGAGGcacaagttaaaagttaaagtaccagtgattgtcacacacacacactaggtgtggtgaaatttgtcctctgcatttgacccatccccgttatcaccccctgggaggtgaggggagcagggagcagcagcggtgccgcgcccgggaatcatttttggtgatttaacccccaattccaacccttgatgctgagtgccaagcagggaggtaatgggtcccatttttatagtctttggtatgactcggccggccggggtttgaactctcaacctaccgatctcagggcggacactctaacccctgAGTAGGTTGCACTAACCACTTTCCATTGCGCTGCCCCAATTTCCATATATGATTTGCAATTTGTATCATATTTGAGATTACAAAATATTATACAAACCAAAAAAAGATGAACACAGAAATATATTTCTTGTTAGTTCTAAACatctgcgatgaagtggtgacttgttcagggtgtaccctgccttccgcccgattgtagctgatataggcaccagcgccccccgcaaccccaaagggaataagcggtagaagatggatggatggatagttctaaACATACAAAGCACTTTATTAAATTAGgcaatggattaagcaaagcaatcaaacaatgtactaatatgatccacttcaacaaAACTattcaaacttagtgtttacaaagtacaaagaagaaccatgataaagaTTCTGAATTTAtctcttccatccattcattttcaagataatcttactcatctcaccatatgaaatataacttgcTTCACTAATTattgtttattcatttatttgaattgttattacttatggagtatattgtgaataaattgagaaaagaaagtgaacaaaagttttagcaactgctatgtaaaggaaaaggggtaggattaaataagctctgcttcttcctactccttttccaacttTTTGAATAGaagaactggaaattgtgatgtatcatgttgtaagttccaaataaattcaaactcaactcaactttcATCATCGTCATCTTGCCCGATCTGCTCCAGATCCCTTATATTCACATTCTTCATCATTATCATCTTCAATGTTGTAATTATTtgtcatctaaaaaaaaattgtaaaaataaaaagtcaactttgtgtttttgttgtaatTTGAAAAAATGTTCTCTTATAAAAATCAGAAATTAATAATTTATTATTGCAACACACATTGGGTAATCACAACAAAATACAGCAAAATTGATCTGTATATTTTACCTTTAAATATACCACattgtgttttgattgattgattgattgattgattgattcattcattcattcattcattgatgattggttgattgattgattgattgattgaaacttttattagtaaattgtagagtacagtacatattccagacaattgaccactaaatggtaacccccgattaaaggcctactgaaatgagattttcttatttaaacggggatagcaggtccattctatgtgtcctactagatcatttcatgatattgccatatttttgctgaaaagatttaatagagaacatccacgataaagttcgcaactggagaaaagtcctgcctctaccggaagtcgcagacgatgacgtcacatgttgatggctcctcacatattcacattgattttaatgggagtctccaacaaaaagagctattcggaacgagaaaacgacaatttccccattaatttgagcgaagatgaaagattcatctttgaggatattgatagcgacgtactagaaagaaaaaaaaacgcgattgcattgggacggattctgatgtttttagacacatttactaggataattctgggaaatcccttatctttctattgtgttgctagtgttttggtgagttaaatagcacctgatagtcggaagggtgtgtccacgggtgtcttgacgcgcagtgtctcagggaagttgatGGCAGCTTtgtcagctgatatccggtaagaagcgagtttttaccacaattttctcaccgaaacccgctggttgacatttggttgggatccatgttcgctgtgatccatagtaaagtttcacctccgtgaattttaaacaaggaatcaccgtgtgtttgtgtggctaaaggctaaagcttcccaactccatctttctactttgacttttccattattaattgaacaaattgcaaaggattcagcaacacagatgtccaaaatactgtgtaattatgccgttaaagcagacaactttttctgtgtgtgcgcagcgctcatattccctaacagcttgtgacgtcaagcgtacttgtcatcattacgtgacgttttcaaggaaaaactcccgggaaatttaaaattgcaacttagtaaactaaaaaggccgtattggcatgtgttgcaatgttaatatttcatcattgatgtataaactatcagactgcgtggtcggtagtagtgggtttcagtaggcctttaagtttttcaacttctttaagtcggggtccacattaatcaattcatggtaatgtattGTAAACATATCTGTTTATTTGAAAAATCTATATTGTATGTTGCTCAATGGTATTTATAATGCATGTAATGCAATGAAATGCCACTGACTAATTTAGAGTTAAACTTAGAGTTCCATAATtgccattcaaatttgaactgtaCAGTACAGATAACATCGACATTTCGTTGCATtggctcgttgtagtgcaggataaaagagcaataaggtgcagatagaaATAGATTTActctacagataaatatattgcacttgggcatatgcatccacgtttacggatgtattgtatattgtctttatattcgttttttgggggggaattaagGGGATTATTATGTTGCGTTCAAGAGTCTCATGGCCTGGGggaagactcttgaacgcatcatgatAATCACATTACCTACCTGCCATTTCAAATTTGATATAGAAAATATTAACACAGTTTATCTAGTATATATTTTATGAAATATGAAGTAATTTCAAACTGCATTAACGTATTAActgtaaataaaaattataatgatagtaaaaaatatgtttttcttaccTCGTCTGTTTCAAATTTGGAAGTTTCTCTTCAAAAACAAGGGGTCTTGTTTCTTCTTTGTGGTAATTTGTAAACTGTTCCGCACTCTAAAAAAGTCAATTACTGCCCTCTCGTGGAGAATGCGTTTAATTCATCTTTTTGAGATGTCGGGCTTTATAGTAAACAAATTACACTGCTGATGTAGACTTGTAAAGGGCTCAAAAACCTAAGTTCAGTTTAGTTTTTAGTTTATCTTGACCATGCATACAACACAATTCATCAGATATTTCCAGTTGTtgcattacagcacgtccgaaaaggagtagaaagaagctgaGCCTATTTAAACCTACtaattttcataccatagcaattttatcgtatttctttgttctctgtaacataactgtgaaaaaataaataaataatatactattGTAAGTAAACACatatcaaatacataaataatcgttgtctcaatttaaagaaaaaagaaagggttcaagatgttcatcataaatATTGTTCTTAATCCACTCTATAATGATAAAGGTTtgaagtgttgtatgtgcatacgcACGTTTTAAATTAGATCGGGTTTAATTTGCATACTTGCGCCACATTGCTACTCGATAAAAAGTTAGGGCTATTCGACTAAATCGTAGACAGTTCTTACTTTAAGAGCCAACGTACTCTGCAGTGGACAACAtttggtctatttcttttgtcagtGTTACACATGGAAGATAAACAAAAGACCCCATATTATGCGCAACACTGCAGAGGCTCTTAGGAGGTTAAAATGTCAAATGCAAGATCCTCAAAAGTTTTATTTCAACATGTGATGAATTATTAATTAAAACCCAAGCAATATGTTTACACTGGTCCAAGATCCTCAATgcaacaggagcactttgctgtttttaatttCCCACTCCAAAAGCGCAatatagtcaaagatcatcttgaCAGtgctctagtgcagtggttttcaaactggtgtgccgtgggagatgatctaattttacctatttgaggtaaaaaaatttattttgcaaatcggtaattatagtctgctaatgatgtgttgttgttgagtgtcggtgttgtctagaataactgtgtaatactcttccatatcagtaggtggcagccggtagcgaattgttttgtagatgttggaaacagcgggaggcagtgttaAGGTAAAAAAGGTAGTTAATGCTTaaacaagaaaataaacaaaaggtgagtgcccctaagaaaaggcattgaagcttagggaaggctatgcggaacaaaattaaaactgaactacaaagtaaacataaccagaatgctggacggcagcaaagacttactgcggagcaaagacggcgtccacaaagtacatccgtacatgacaatcaacaatatccccacaaataagtataatccatccattttctaccggttattcccttcagggtaacggggggcgctgaagcctatctcggctacaatcgggcggaaggcggggtacaccctggacaagtcaacatctcatcacagggtaaaaacaactgaaatattcttgattgctaaaacaaaggagatgcgggaaatatcgctcaaagtgCATTGgttttcaatttttttccaccAAGTCTAAGAAAAAACATGGCCCTCCAAGTACCATcatgatgaccaacattagaatacagtagcgtagtaggtatACGTATTCATTCAAAACACGGCAGAGGTTTGATTTAAacacaggggtgggcattacgacgatcgcgagctaccggtcgatcgcggcaggtgtgtcagtcgatcgcaagccaggcattaaaaaaatagacataaaaatgagcaatcatcaatcttcaccaagacttcactttcgtcagttgtttgacattctcggcacccgaggatcttgtgatatgacgctggctgctgcgatctcattataaagaaaaaaatcactgacaggatggagagaaacactttttatttcaacagactcttgggccgtacctgctgtcaaaactctaaagaccgactacacagttcctgtcttcaccataaaagccctgcttcatcctgcctgtgctaacaaaataagagtctcagaaagctagcgtgaacaaactagcaagctacggagtttgatgccaatgtatttcttttaaAGTTGTTGCAcatttcctgcttccggcgcctagaccgtagtcaaggagcgcaCGGGAGACACTTCTCCAGAGCCGATACattctcggggcaacacccttcactttacctggcagtgggtcttcacaattccggattccagggcaaaatgacgagtccagcgattagttgcaaatcgtggctttttatttacgtcttgcacacagtcaaaaccccacacaaaaacactagccactcccccgccctcagcgaccgctacctctcctctctcgcccacacaatcactgacgtcactcacctgttgtcacattaaagggccacacacacatatgctactcccataacaaagtgtttgaaaacgagtatgcaagttggacaaatgagattccaaatccaaccactttcatgtggtattggacagaaaggaggactttttttttcctccatttgaaaatgcggacgttatcagcaccactgtgtTATGATCTGCTGcacggatcatattctgtttgggtttttcgggtcacttgtgtttttctgtcAGTGTTGGACTCCGTTTAGTTTCTGTTTATGCACCTCTgtgtttgttaccatagcaacttattactttcacctgccgcttgttttcctgacgcacacctgtttgtcatcactgagattattatttaagcctgcctttgccagtttgtcggtctggcttctttgtGTCATGTTCGGGGGGCATGGTGCTGCAGGATTTTGTTCTCCCAGGGACGCAAAGGGCAATCCGGACGGGACTTGCAGGTAAGGACTTTTCttaatgtaaaaaataacaacactggtacaaaaaaagaaaacaaaacgaATGGATGCGGTGCCGggcgcaccggaagctaaggctaacacttagcacagactaaGACAACTCGCAGGGGCTGGGAGACAATACAGACTTACGCGGCAGTCGCGTGatacaaaacaaagaaacaaGACCGACaaactggcaaaggcaggcttaaatattaATCTCAGTgatgacaaacaggtgtgagtcaggaaaacaagcggcaggtgaaagtaataagttgctatggtaacaaactcagaggtgcataaacaggaactaaacagAGTCCAACATTAAtagaaaaacacaagtgacctGAAAAACCCAAACAAAATATGATCTGTGCAGCAGATCATAACACACTGTCTGATTCTAAtcgatgcaagtcatcagaatcaggtaatacaccaacttatattcttgtcttcatgaaagaaaggaccatatatgtgttaaacatgcttgtattatcattaaacaccattaacttgttaacaaaaatgtctctttcataaataaataaatataaattatgaatatgaatgaggtggatctcctcgacttggtcaattgaaaagtagctcgcctgcagaaaaagcgtGGCCACCCCTGATTTTACAAATATGCTGTTAGAacaattatgtgtaagttatcacacaactttagtatgcttaaagtccgttgctatagttattagctattgtgctcgagctgtactttttctatctgtgcaaggacacaacttcttgtctgaggggtggcctcagccgaagatgttatctttgtttggCCCCCGCATCCTTTAATTTTTCGCTGTGGGGCACTCAGTCGCAAAGGTTTGGACCCCCATGTTGTAGATGGTCTCATGGTAGCTGTGGAAGACTCTTATTTCCACCAATTACCGACGTGACAGGCTCTTCCAGGTTTTCAATAGCTCTTATTTTGCAACAAATCTTCCTTCTtgggcttttcagcaattgtatttttgtcttcAACAGTTTCTCCCCTCCCCTCTCTGGcggctgccttttaacagagcggcAGGTTATTAGACaaacaggcccaggtgggccatctacgcacctatcGCTGATCTCACAGCCGGTCCTGGCAcgccctgctttgctgcaggtccgcaggccacactcTCCCAACCCCCTAACCCCCAAAgtagcaatttaaaaaaatagcaatTCATTTAAATCTGTTATTTTTAGCcctgtggttctcaaacttttgtcgccaagtagcacctcagaaaaTATTTGGCTGTCCAAGTGCCACTGTAATGACCAACATTAGCCTAGTAGCCCTAAGTATTAATCTAAAAACAAGGAACAGGTTTTATTCAAccagtttatttaatattttggccactttaacattacacacagtttgaacagtaacactgtgtttgaataatcACAGAAGcaattatttggcataccactagttgGAGCCCTCGTACCAGTTGGTCTGGCAAATATGTGATCACTATCTgagatagacttagacttagacaaactctaATTATTCACAAGGGAAAATgtttcacacagtagctcagttacaaatattggaaagtgtaaggaaggaaataataatgcaggtataaagtagaaaaaaaatgtactgtagtagcaatataaaatataacatatatgtaatatttacatattatatatacactatatgatATATACCGATgctttatattatattgtattatattatattatattatgttattatataatgtatatacaacaATTACCATGTCCATATCTTAGTGAAAGATCAATAAAAATATTTGTCACTGTAAGTGGCACCAATGAAGCGTGCTTGAGTACAGTGCGCTTTATTAGTGTGTTTTCAATTAAATCAAACTCACAAGAAATCAGGAAACTTTTGCTTTTATTCAAGAATATCCAATAGTATATCTTAATGACGGTGAAATAAACAGTGTGAAGGCTGGGACAAgaacaagatttaaaaaggcagaattaattacaaaaaatatatcaTATGGAGCAGTGATAACTTCATATCATTTTTTTCCCTGAGTCAGGTAGTGTAGTTTGTATTTATATCGATTACGAGGCTCTTCGTTTGTGCACTCTTACAATTAAAACACACATTAAAAAGCATGTAAAATGATGGAAAATTCCACATGGTCACATAATTCCTATTTTGTAACAACTTGTGATGGTGGATGAATTCTTCTCTAACTGTATTtattgaggtgtgtgtgtttatttttgccGGACTGTACAAGAGTGCTTTGTTTTGACTACAGCTCTAATACTCAGTAAAGATCAGATGCCCTGAGAAGTAGCTGTCTCTGGTCAGACCATTGCCACCGTAGTTGGCCACAAGCCATACCTCATCTCCTACTTTCAGCGCAAGGTAGGTGCTTCCACTGGCTGTGATGTAACCCTCTTGCCTGGTAGTGAATGAATGCAGGATCAACTCTCCATTGCGCAAAAGGTCCACACTGGCCGCGTGGTCATAGATGGTACAGTGGAATTGGAATTCGTACACTCCAGCATATGGGCATGTAAATTTGCCACTGTTGGTGTCATAGCTTGTCTGGCCATTGTAGATAGTCTCGCGGAATGGTATTGGCACACCAGGACTGGGGTAGTTGTTGCCTAGTCTCACAGAGAAGGCCACATGAGAGCCGGACAATCCGGAGGGGCCGGGTGGTCctgaaaaaagaatatatatgAATACCATTTGGCCTTAGAAAGTTCAGATCATTGCCACTGTGATATCAGTGGTATTGTTGTGTCGGACTCACCCTGTGCCCCTGGGGGTCCAGGAGGTCCAGGAGGTCCAGGGTTTCCATAGGGTTTGGGGGTTACTGTAATTTATTAAGTGGAGAACCAGGAGGTTATTTCCATACCCAAGTACTAGATGTACTAGGTGTGTCCCAAAATACATTTTTCACTCCCAATACGATATTGGAACCTTGTGTCTTGGTATTATATATCAACAATAATCCGATATGATATCAGTCTGAATCATCGTACATAGTGAATCGGTCACTGTTTGAAATACCGACCATTGTTTCTTTGAGTAATGTCAtttgatcaagccttttctaccattccacactacaaaatgcaaaaagtaaataACAGGACTTTAGAATAAGCTACAGCAAACTTATTTCACCAAATAGCGTCCCAGAAACCAGTTGGACCCCCAAGTAATAATGACcaactttaaaatacagtagcatcataggcctaagtattcattaaaaacacagcaaaagtgtatttaatcattttggccactgtaacattacacagtgtTCGAACAGTAATACTGTGTTTGAGtacataggaaaataaaacaccttacttaaataataaatcaaactATGTTATTTCGCACATAATTAAGTGGTTCTTTGGCTTACCAGCAGATAAATCacaatttgagaatcactgggctAACGTCTATCCTACACACTTTTATACTGTGGAATGTTAGCATGACTATGGCAATAAAGTTACTCAGAGAACAAaggcaggtttaaaaaaaaacactgacctTAGGACAGATTTTTGCTTTtaaagtatacatttttttttgggacACCTATTAATCAGAACAATTTTACTAAATTAGGCACATGACACAGTAAGGTAAATGACGCGGACATCTTTGTCACGGGATACTTTCTGAGACACTTCTGCTTTGGAGTCTTTGTAAGAGTAAGTAACATGCAACTATGATTATTTGAGACTTGTTtatgttgcaggactgcttgtatctgagTTATCAtcccattttttttagttttttgctgatatcgggcAGATATCCAAAACCACAATCGGATTGGGACACCCAAACCAAGTATGAAACAAAAGTATTCGCACAATATATTGTCTGTTATATGAACAGATTTCAGAAAAAGTTGGATTTACCTGGGGAGGAGGGTTTAGTCGTGTTTGAATCGCCTATtaaacacaacaaataaagattgaACATCAAACAAGTATTTCAAAATACAAATTTTTGCAACATTTATTGTTAGATGTTAAAATAGACTTCAGAACCCCCAAAATAAGTTGGATGTACCTGGTGGGTTAggggtagtagtagtagtagttgaaaTGCCTACACAACACGTAAATTAAAGATGGGAAATGGAATTAGTATTTGAAAACACAAATATTAGCACAGTTTATTGTTGGACATAAGAATAGATTTCAGAAACCCCGAAATAGGTTGGATATACCTGGTGGGGAAAGGGTAGTAGTAGTTGACATGCCTATACAACACGTAAATTAAAGATGGGAAATTGAATTAGTATtggaaaatacaaatattagcacTGTTTATTGTTGGATGTAAGAATAGATTTCAGAAACTCCAAAATAGGTTGGATATACCTGGTGGGGAAAGGGTAGTAGTAGTTGAAATGCCTATACAACACGTAAattaaaaatggtaaatggaATTAGTATTTGAAAACACAAATATTAGCACTGTTTATTGTTGGACATAAGAATAGATTTCAGAAACCCCGAAATAGGTTGGATATACCTGGTGGGGAAagggtagtagtagtagtagtagtagtagtagtagtagtagtagttgacaTGCCTATACAACACGTAAATTAAAGATGGGAAATGGAATTAGTATTTGAAAACACAAATATTAGCACTGTTTATTGTTGGACATAAGAAAAGATTTCAGAAACCCCAATATAGGTTGGATATACCTGGTGGGGAAAGGGTAGTAGTAGTTGACATGCCTATACAACACGTAAATTAAAGATGGGAAACTAAATTAGTATTTCACAATACAAATGTTAGCACTGTTATTGTTACATGAAAGAGTATATTTTAGAATCCCCCCAAAATTGTTGGATTTACCTGGTGGGTAAGGAGTCGGTTCTGTAACAAAAAAGAAGTTGATGCGGAAATTAGTATTTTATATACGTACAGTATATCATACTGGCAATCGTAATGTCAATCGTACCAAATAATTTCACAATTTGATTAAAAGTGTATGTTAAAAAAGGTAATGCTGTGCCTTACATACCAGGTTTAGGGAAAAATCCATGTTCTATAACACATAATGAAGAATAAGGAAGTCAGTCATTCCAAAACACAAAGCCATTAACATTAATTTTGTCCAATATATTTCAGTAGTAGGACTTACCGTCCTCCTGCCATGCAGTGAGGTCCAGTGCAGGGATGTCAGCACATTGGGTGTAACCGGAACCTCGTGGCCGGAACTGGAAGGGATTTTTTGGAACTTCCATCACACCAGTGTTGTCACAGATGATGCGGGATAATGACGTTGCCAACAAAGCGGCTCTCTGGGCCTTGGTGAATACTCCTTCGTTCTCCCACCAAAATCTAAAACAACATTTGATATCAATACTTAGCTTGTAAGAGAGAGCAGCCTAAACATTTTTCATACCTGTCTCCCTCGCGAACCTTGCGGAAAGTAGTTCCAATCAGGCAGGCAAACAGGGGACCAACTCTTCCTCCGGACACAAGAGGTTCTACTATTCCTCCGAGCCATAGATCAATGTTCTCAGGCGTGCCATACAGCTCTATCAGCTTCTTGGCCAATTCGTCATTTTGCAGCACTTTAGCCAACTCCGTCTCATTTTGAGGTTGTGACAAACCACAGAACTCACGCCATTTGTTGTATCCTGAGAAAGGGTAAAGATGAAAAACACTCTGGAGACGATGCACTGTGTGCAAAAGAATAAATGAATACCTGGGATGCCATGGTCTCGGCCACGTTGCATATTGAGAGAGGCCAGATCAAGTGCAAACTCAAAGGAGAATCTAAACAGCATGTCTCTCACTTCATCCGTAATGATGGCGTCCTGGACATTCAACTTAGCCTGCCGACCCACGAGCCCCCTCAATATAGGGTCGACACCACCTGAAATGATTGAAGTGTGTTACGCAGGGTAGGGTAAAACAGCTACAGATGTGGTCCTACCTTCAAAAACAACCCTCCATGGTGTGTTCAAGGCTGTGTGCAGCAATGGAGAGGTGAACACCGGGTGTTCCTCGTAACTAGCGTCAAGCCGGAATACAAAGGGTTGAATCATAGAGTGGCCAAAGCGAAAAGCAGCTGCTCCGAATGAATTGGCGATGGTAGGGTCCACGGTCTTATCATAGCCGGGGTAGGTGGACAGCTTCTTGGATATTATTTCTGGACCgacgatgagcttcaagaagtcTCTGAACGTGATAATCTGGAAGACAACAACAATATTCATTACCACTTGATAATTATTAATGCAGCTAAGTCTCGTTCTCACCTGTAAATATGCTCCATTGATTTTGCGTGCTTCTTGGTAGATTCTCTCTCCATTCCACTTCGGATTTAGTTTTCGCAGGGCTCGAGCCAGCCGGTTGTGCTCCCGCATGAAGAGCGTATGTAGTGAGGTCAAAAAAATGTTCTCATTGGTGCGTTCATCACCTTCAAAGTTAACAAGAAGTCAGATGGATTCTgttgcaatcaacacacctgtcacTCACCTGATAGTAAGCAAAGCACTTCCTGGGCGTCGGGGTCGTTGGTGATGCGGGCTCGGGTTGCACACAAATTGGCTCCCATAGTGGTGAAGGGCAGCACTTCTCGGCCCTCGTCAGTGTGCTCTGTATTGACCCTCAACAAGCCTTCATCCGTGTCAAGGTTGCGTAGATCTTTAGCTTTGGCATCTTCTGAGCCGTACACCTGATTCGCGTCAATAAATGATGTGAGGGCGTTCAACTGTTGCCGCACGTTGGCTGCGCCAAAGATGGAGCCTGTGGGGCCAGTCCCACACGTGGTACTCGAGCGGAAGAAGGCGATGCACTCCTGGGAGCCGAAGCGTGGGCCATTCTTGGGAATCTGTTCAGAGGACAATGTGTGGGTTTGTGAGGATGTGTTTGGGATGTTGTCTTTTTGGAGGACAATGTTGAGACAACGACCTTGATGGGGAAGCAAGGTTCAGTGCGCTCGCAGCTCTCGTCACAGTCAATGCCGTTACTGAACGAACGGATGACCGGAGAGTGAGGTGTTAAAGTCAGGTCGTGGTCCATCCACTGTCCAAAGGCGGTCAAGAGGTGAGTGAATTCCTCGTCGTTCACCACATTAGCGATTGGTGTGGTCAGAACACGATTGGACACCTCTCGGACCTGATGGAGgatattattt from Nerophis ophidion isolate RoL-2023_Sa linkage group LG07, RoL_Noph_v1.0, whole genome shotgun sequence includes these protein-coding regions:
- the LOC133556579 gene encoding eosinophil peroxidase-like isoform X8, with the translated sequence MFRHLCLLLAVLWLQVNAYQVSREEIQRAVNSAITKVDSAYEYSRQECLERVKRNAARPQDVLRVLKQPMGVTREIARSSDYMNNALDIIKRSAERRQRRSLNATDLLSEEDLEFVSDLTGCSPRQRDPSCKTTANVDVFRTITGVCNNKHNPRWGASNIPFARILPAEYQDGLTLPRGFESEKLNGFVLPNVREVSNRVLTTPIANVVNDEEFTHLLTAFGQWMDHDLTLTPHSPVIRSFSNGIDCDESCERTEPCFPIKIPKNGPRFGSQECIAFFRSSTTCGTGPTGSIFGAANVRQQLNALTSFIDANQVYGSEDAKAKDLRNLDTDEGLLRVNTEHTDEGREVLPFTTMGANLCATRARITNDPDAQEVLCLLSGDERTNENIFLTSLHTLFMREHNRLARALRKLNPKWNGERIYQEARKINGAYLQIITFRDFLKLIVGPEIISKKLSTYPGYDKTVDPTIANSFGAAAFRFGHSMIQPFVFRLDASYEEHPVFTSPLLHTALNTPWRVVFEGGVDPILRGLVGRQAKLNVQDAIITDEVRDMLFRFSFEFALDLASLNMQRGRDHGIPGYNKWREFCGLSQPQNETELAKVLQNDELAKKLIELYGTPENIDLWLGGIVEPLVSGGRVGPLFACLIGTTFRKVREGDRFWWENEGVFTKAQRAALLATSLSRIICDNTGVMEVPKNPFQFRPRGSGYTQCADIPALDLTAWQEDEHGFFPKPEPTPYPPGISTTTTLSPPGMSTTTTLSPPGDSNTTKPSSPVTPKPYGNPGPPGPPGPPGAQGPPGPSGLSGSHVAFSVRLGNNYPSPGVPIPFRETIYNGQTSYDTNSGKFTCPYAGVYEFQFHCTIYDHAASVDLLRNGELILHSFTTRQEGYITASGSTYLALKVGDEVWLVANYGGNGLTRDSYFSGHLIFTEY
- the LOC133556579 gene encoding eosinophil peroxidase-like isoform X6; the encoded protein is MFRHLCLLLAVLWLQVNAYQVSREEIQRAVNSAITKVDSAYEYSRQECLERVKRNAARPQDVLRVLKQPMGVTREIARSSDYMNNALDIIKRSAERRQRRSLNATDLLSEEDLEFVSDLTGCSPRQRDPSCKTTANVDVFRTITGVCNNKHNPRWGASNIPFARILPAEYQDGLTLPRGFESEKLNGFVLPNVREVSNRVLTTPIANVVNDEEFTHLLTAFGQWMDHDLTLTPHSPVIRSFSNGIDCDESCERTEPCFPIKIPKNGPRFGSQECIAFFRSSTTCGTGPTGSIFGAANVRQQLNALTSFIDANQVYGSEDAKAKDLRNLDTDEGLLRVNTEHTDEGREVLPFTTMGANLCATRARITNDPDAQEVLCLLSGDERTNENIFLTSLHTLFMREHNRLARALRKLNPKWNGERIYQEARKINGAYLQIITFRDFLKLIVGPEIISKKLSTYPGYDKTVDPTIANSFGAAAFRFGHSMIQPFVFRLDASYEEHPVFTSPLLHTALNTPWRVVFEGGVDPILRGLVGRQAKLNVQDAIITDEVRDMLFRFSFEFALDLASLNMQRGRDHGIPGYNKWREFCGLSQPQNETELAKVLQNDELAKKLIELYGTPENIDLWLGGIVEPLVSGGRVGPLFACLIGTTFRKVREGDRFWWENEGVFTKAQRAALLATSLSRIICDNTGVMEVPKNPFQFRPRGSGYTQCADIPALDLTAWQEDEHGFFPKPEPTPYPPGISTTTTLSPPGMSTTTTLSPPGISTTTTTTPNPPGDSNTTKPSSPVTPKPYGNPGPPGPPGPPGAQGPPGPSGLSGSHVAFSVRLGNNYPSPGVPIPFRETIYNGQTSYDTNSGKFTCPYAGVYEFQFHCTIYDHAASVDLLRNGELILHSFTTRQEGYITASGSTYLALKVGDEVWLVANYGGNGLTRDSYFSGHLIFTEY